Part of the Hevea brasiliensis isolate MT/VB/25A 57/8 chromosome 16, ASM3005281v1, whole genome shotgun sequence genome is shown below.
TCTGAGTCCAACTCAagctcttcttcatcttcaacatccTCTTCATTAATTTCAACTAGTACACCATTTTGATCATTCAAATATTGTTGttgatcatcatcatcatcaatttgaatcaaagggacttccatttcatcttcttgaaATGGTTCTTCCCGTGCAGGGGGGGTTGTCACATTCACTTGCTCAGGAAGATCAATAATGATCTCGCTTTGATTTTGAACACGCCCACCAATCATCCTTGTCACGCTTTAAGCTTGGATATATGGAATAATTCACTGAAGACTTGGAAAGCAAGAACAAATGGTTCATACCTATTgaaggatcttttatgattaatatccacaagtttatattttggatgaatctttgttcccacatttggtgttggatcaaaccaatcacatttaaacaatacaGTTCTTTTGATTGGTAATCCAGGGTACTCCAATCGTAGCACTTCAATTAATTGTCCATAGTAGTCACTTTCATTACTACTGTAATTAGTCCCCTTGATACATACCCCACTGTTCATCGTTGCCCTATGCGAACCATGACTTTTAGTGTGAAATTTATAACCATTAACTACATAACTATTGTAGGACATAACActtcttaatggaccctttgataGATCCTTTAAAAACTGGCTTGATATATTGTTGGAGGGATTGTGAACATATTTATTGAACCACTTGTCAAATTCACGCTCTAGTTTCTCATCAACTTGTTTATCATTGATATTTGGATTGGCCATGTGTAACTCATTAACAAAAATGCTGCACACAATGAAAATAGTTAATTAAATGTTTGGAATCAATAATGGCATTGcaacaattataataattgaatattagAAAAACTTACTCAATGTACGGTTTTACTTCTATACAATTCAACAAGATGTACATTTGTGCTGCTTGAAATTCTTGTTCTGTGAGATATCTAACCTTTCCTTTTCCCAGTGGCCTACCGGAATGAGTGAAAATTGATAGATTCCCTAGATGTTCATCCATATGTTCGACTGTATCATCATTGCGTGGAACCTTTCGATGCCTTGTGTTGACATGGGGTTcaaaataatgagcacagaatgacgatgcttcttcaactaagtatgcattgcatatggaaccttccactttggctttatttttcacattatttTTTAACTTCCTAAGGTACCTGTACCATTTACTATTTAGTCACAACAAAGTTTTTATTTCTCCATGTAATGATAGTATACAACAATACATTAAACTAGTTACCTCTCAAATGGATACATCCACCGATATTGCACAGACCAAAGAATCCATGCTTCATAAGCCAAATGCACCTGGGAGATGTTCCATGGAGTCAAAGAAACTTGGAGGAATATACGCTCTAGTTTACATAATATAATAGGAATCTCTTCATTGAGTCTGTAACATGGCTTCTTCTCTAAGTGTTGTTGAAGTTAACTCTCTAAAGAAATTGCTCAATTCGGTCAATGCTTGCCACACATTTTTGGAAGCAATTCCTAAATGCTATTGGGAGTAATCTTTGCATAAAGACATGACaatcatggcttttcatcccaaaCAACTTTAGTTTTCTCATGTCTATACACTGCCCATGTTTGACACATAACCATCCGGGAATCTAAGATTTTTAAGCCATTCACACAACATCGCTTTTGATTGTTTGTCTAATGTGTAACATGCTTTAGGATACTTTCTGTTGCCATATCCCTCTCTAACTCAGGTCGGTGACAAAATTCTTTCAAATCTTCCCTTGATTTTGCGTTGTCCTTCGTCTTCCCTTCAACATTCATcacagtattaaaaatattttcaaatacaTTTTTCTCTATATGCATGACATCCAAGTTGTGGCGAAGCATGTTAGTACTCCAATATGGCAAATCCCAAAAAATGCTCCGTCTCTTCCAACCCGTGTTTGTTGCTTGGCAATCGTTATTCTCATCTGCACCCATATCTGTGACACACATTAATCCTAGATGTTCTATTTGTTCTAAAATTTCCTCACCAGATAGAATGGGGGGAGCACTTTTTGTAACTGTCTTGTTCTTTCTAAAAGCAATTTTATTCCGTCTGAAAGGATGGTTAGCTGGTAAGAATTTACGGTGATTGTCAAACCATGATTGTTTACCACCCTTTGTCAATGTGAATGCATCTGAATCGTCCCTACAATATGGACAAGCAGTCTTGCCTGCTGTGCTCCAACCGGATAACATTGAATATGCAGGGAAATCACTTATTGTCCATAATAACGCAACCCtcatattaaaattattcttCTTTGATGCATCATATGTCTCAACTCCAACTTCCCAcaactgtttcaactctgcaaTAAGGGGCTGTAAGTACACATCCAATTTGTCTTTTGGGTTTCTCGGACCAGGAACTAGTACCGTTAGGAACATATACTCTTCCTTCATACATAACCAAGGAGGCAAATTGTAAGGAGTGACAATGACTGGCCAAGATGAATATTGTTGTCCAGACTGACCGAATGGTTGAAACCCATCGGTGCACAGTCCTAGCCTTACATTCCGAACCTCAGCAGCAAATGAAGGATGTGTTTTATTAAAATGCTTCCATGTAGTTGCATCTGAACAATGACACATTACCCCATCTTCATGGTCATGCTCAGCATGCCATCTCATTTCTTTTGCTGTTGCATTCGAAGCATATAATCTTTGCAATCTCTGTGAGAGGAAAGTAGTACATTTTCTTATGTGGCACATTGGTTTGAAAATTAGAAGAGCCTCGACTATGTCGTTTGAACCGTGGATGGTCACAAAATTTGCAATTCGTTAACTCACTATCTTCAGCCCAATATAACATACATCCATTAGTACAACAATGAATCTTCTCAACAGGTAGGCCCAATGCTTGAACCAACTTCTTCGTACTGTAAAAGTTTTCAGTCATTAAATTTTCATCCGGTAACACCTCTTTCATAAGTTGACAATTGTCATCAAATCACCTTCGACAAATGATGTTACGCCTTGATGTTCAACATCCTTGCAACAAGCGAGAGGCTGCGAATGGCTTTCACAACCTGGCCACACCTCTTGATTAACGACTTGCAACATGTCATACAATTTTTGGTGATGGATTTGGAGGCTCCTCCATTACATCTGAAAAGAAATCGGGACTCTTGCATCCATTACCATTTGCTCATAGGTATTGCTTGtgctattatcaacctcttgaaCAGACTCCGCTATCATAACATTTATGTTTTGACTATCAATATTACTTGTGCGGGGTTCCCCATGTAGAATCCATTTATAATAATATGGCACAAATCCATGCTTCATCAAATGTAACCGAATTGTATTCTCATCAGCATAATTACGATTCTGACACTTTCGATGATTACATGGACACTTCAGTTTATCCCCATCCATCCACTCTGGATGTTGCTTAGCAAATGTTATGAATTGTTCAATACCTTCTATGAATTCTGAGGTCAATAGACCATCTTTTAACCTAGCATACATCCATCTCCGATCTGATCCCATTTTCCTAATAGCTGTGTAATAATTAAGTGAATATTAGTAATGATATGTCATATATCAGAATTACATCATATCCCCAATCATGCGTTGAAAGGTAAGGCCCTAACCCAATTAGAATTGTATCATCTCTACCAATAACAGACAGATAATGACATGtcatatatttgtaaaaattccAGCAGCATCTCCCATTAGTTCTCcaagtgcacaacataaaatttgcaCCCAGAGAACAATGAGAGATGTTACAAAATTTCTACAAATAGAAAAAATTATCACCTCAAAAATTGATATGCATGCATCTACAAATTAAAACGCCATATTAAAATATTACTTACCTGTGTGATACTGAAAGCAAGGGACAAAATAACGAGAGATAGTGACCAAAAGAGAATGAGACAGAtgtagttcaaaaaaaaaaaaaaagaaattccgtcagtaaattattgtataaaatttaacacctcaaagtaaataaataaataaataactacaTTATATGGCATAatagtataaaattaaaaaacataataatcattaaaattaaaggacatgaaaaaatagatattagtatagcaataaaataaacatacaatcttttatttgtaattttatttatttcttcaattttcaataaagtttctttactttatttttatctctttcttaTTGAAGTTTTGGATTAAACCTTTGCTGTTCTTTGAAGATTTGTTCATGTAATTATCTCTACACACTACACATTGCATCACATTGACTAATAGAAAATTTTTGCATGataataaaaaagtaattaaattacctaaattataaataaatactctttaatttgattaaattacttTTTATCTAACCTAATTAAGAGAAAGACTATGTTTAATAAAGAtaaggtaaaattaaaaaaaaaaataatgttccTTGCTCTTTTTAGAACAACACataaataattatgaataaaataacttttaagaaaacaataaa
Proteins encoded:
- the LOC131174601 gene encoding uncharacterized protein LOC131174601; amino-acid sequence: MDEHLGNLSIFTHSGRPLGKGKVRYLTEQEFQAAQMYILLNCIEVKPYIDIFVNELHMANPNINDKQVDEKLEREFDKWFNKYVHNPSNNISSQFLKDLSKGPLRSVMSYNSYVVNGYKFHTKSHGSHRATMNSGVCIKGTNYSSNESDYYGQLIEVLRLEYPGLPIKRTVLFKFEINEEDVEDEEELELDSESDEECDDDARQRSQGRFVGSFTVKAVTCAG